Below is a genomic region from Miscanthus floridulus cultivar M001 chromosome 1, ASM1932011v1, whole genome shotgun sequence.
GCGCTCTTCAACCACGGTAGGGGGCAGCCGCTGCAGTACGTGGTCGCCAACTCCTTCCTCGCCGCTCTCTTCGCCGACTACATGGAGGCGATCAACGTCCCCGGGTGGAACTGCAGACCCAACTTCATGCCCAACGAGGACCTCTGTGCGTTCGCCAAGTCTCAGGTAATTGACGTCAGCCGGAAAGTTACCTGATTGTTTGGAGCATGGTGGCGTTCTCTAGCTAGTTTCTGATTCTGACAATGGCGTCTGTGATCTGTTCCATGATTGAGCAGCTCAACTACATTCTTGGGGATAACCCGAGGAAGATGAGCTACGTGGTGGGCTTCGGCAACAAGTACCCGCGGCACGTGCACCACCGGGGCGCGTCGACGCCGCACAACCGCATCAAGTACTCGTGCACCGGCGGGTACAAGTGGCGCGACACCAAGAAGGCGAACCCGAACGTGATCATGGGCGCGATGGTGGGCGGGCCGGACCGCAACGACAGGTTCAACAACTCGCGCATGACCTTCGGGCAGACCGAGCCGACGCTGGTGGGCAACGCCGGCCTCGTGGCGGCGCTGGTGGCCATCACCAGCAGTGGCCGTGGAGTCGGCGTCGGCACCGTCGACTAGAACAGCATATTCTCCGCCGTGCCGCAGCTGTTCCCGGCCACGCCACCTCCGCCACCCGCGTGGAAGCCTTGAGAGGGGGCAGCTTGTCGTAGTGCAGCTTTTGTACCGCCTGGGCTTGTTCAAGCCGGTAGCGGACGTCCTCCAGAAACTCGTCACGGTCTGCCATGCTCTTGGCGACGGCAGCGACACGAGTCTCGCCCGGCTCATAGGACCGAATGGTAGGCGGGTCGCGGCCGTAGACCACCCAGAACGGCGTGTCGCGGAGCGAAGTTTGATAGGCCGTGTTGTAGATGTATTCCGCCCATGGCAGCCAGCGAAGCCACTGACGGGGCCGGTCGCCGGTGAAGCAGCGTAGGTACATGACAATGATGCGGTTGGCTGCTTCCGTCTGACCATCCGATTGTAGATGAAAAGTCGTTGTCATGTGCAGCTTGGCGCCCATGAGGCGCATCAGCTCCCTCCAGAACTTAGAGGTGAACACCGGATCACGGTCGAACACCATCAACTGAGGCATGCCGTGGAGTCGAACAATGTTGGTGAAGAAAGCCTGGGCCACGGACTCTGCAGAATACAGGTGAGCCAGGGGAATGAAGTGGCAATACTTGCTGAAACGATCCACCACTGTCAGTATGACAGATTTCCCCCCGACGCGAGGCAGCGCCTCCACGAAGTCCAGACCGATGTCGGTCCAGACCGCCTTCGGGACCGGCAGCGGCATGAGTAGGCCTGCTTGATGAAGATGTTTCGATTTGTATCGCTGACAGGTGGAGCAAGCTCGGACGTAGTCCTGGACCATGCGGCGCATGTTGGGGAAGTGGAAGTCGCGGCGGAGGCGGTGCACGGTGCGCTGCACACCCTCGTGGCCGTCCTCGTGCACGGCAGTCATGATTTCCGGTAGTAGTGGTGACGTTGGTGGAACGTAGAGGCGGGAATCATAGGCCACCATGCCATCGATGAGGGACCACGGCACCGCCCGGGTGCCTGCAGTGATCTCGTCCCTGATGGCGACGAGGGCCGGATCGGTGTCCTGAGCCTGGCGGAGGCGCTCGATGTAGTTGAACCGAGGCGCGGAGATGGCGAGGACAGTACCCTCTTCAGTGTCGCAGCGCGAGAGGGTGTCGGCCACCGTGTTCGTAGCGCCGGGCTTGTACTCAACAGTGAAGTCGAACCCGAGGAGCTTGACGACCCAATGATGCTATGGGATCGTCgcgaggcgctggtcgaggagaAATTTGAGGCTGTAGTGGTCTGTGTGCACCAGGAAGCGGCGTCCCCAGAGATACGGACGCTAATGACGGATGGAGTGGACGAGGCCGATCAGTTCCTGTTCGTAGGCGGCGAGGGAACGGTGTCGCGGCGCGACGGGCCGGCTAAAGTAGGCGATCGGGTGCTTCTCCTGGATGAGCACTGCCCCGAACCCGTGGGTCGACGCATCGCACTCGACGACGAACGGCTTGTCGAAGTCCAGTAGGGACAGAACCAGAGCCGAGGTGACCGCGGCTTTGAGGGCCTGGAATGTCGCGGTGGCGTCTAGTGTCCAGCAGAACCCTTCCTTCTTTAACAGCGCCGTGAGGGGAGCCGCAATGGTGCCGTAGTCATGAACAAACTTGCGGTAGTACCCCGCCAAGCCAAGGAAGCCCCGTACTGCACGTGCCGAGCGGGGCTGGGGCTAGTCCCGGACCACCTGCACCTTGGCGGGATCCATGGCGACACCGGCCTCGGTGATGACGTGCCCCAGGTAGGAGATGGAGGTGACCCCAAAGGCGCACTTAGAACGCTTGACGAAGAGCCGGTGCTGCTGCAGCACGGTGAGGACGGCACGGAGGTGCCGGAGATGATCCGCCCAAGATGAGCTGTAGATGAGGATGTCATCAAAAAACACGAGCACAAACCGGCGAAAGGAAAGGGCGCAGGACGTCGTTCATCAGTGCTTGGAACGTGGCCGGAGCGTTGCACAGTCCGAACGGCATCACCAGAAACTCGTACAGCCCGTCGTGTGTGCGGAACGCCATCTTTGGCGATGTCGGCGGGGCACATGCGGACCTGGTGGTAGCCCGAGCGAAggtccagcttggtgaagaacttggcgTCGTGGAGTTCATCCAGCAACTCATCAACCACCGGGATGGGAAAAGCATCCTTGATGGTGATCGCGTTCAAGGCGCGGTAATCGACGCAGAAATGCCACGACCCGTcggccttcttgacgaggaggaccgggGAAGAGAAGGCCGAGGAGCTCCGGCGGATGAGTCCCTGGTCCGGCATGGCGGCGCATTGCCGCTCCAGCTCGTCCTTGTGCGTCGCCAGGTACCGGTAGGGGCGGACCGCCACGGGCTGTGATCCTGGCAGGAGGATGATGTTGTGGTCTCGACTGCGAGGAGGCAGCCCGTGGGGCTCGGCGAAGACGTCGGAGAAGGAGTCGAGGAGCTCGTCCAGTAGGGTGGCGCTGGCAGTAGTTACGCGAAGGCCGGGTGCGGTAGGGCCTGCCATCCCGTGCCAGCAGACGTCACGCGCATTCCACTTGAATGTCATCGTCCGCGCGCGGAAATCCCAGAGGATCAGCCCCAGCGATGCGAGCCACTGCGTGCCGAGGACCACGTCGTAGCCGGCGAGAGGCATGACGAATAGGTCTGCGGCGAAGGTGTCACCGCTGATGGTGAGCGCGGCCTGGCGGATGACGCCCAGGCAGGAGACGCGCTCGCCGTTGGCCACCGTGGCTGTCAGGTGAGGGCGGTGCTGCAGAGGAAGTCCTGTGCGCTGTGCGGTCGCCTCGGAGATGAAATTGTGGGTCGATCCGGAGTCGAGGAGTGCGATGAGGGACGTGTCGCCCAGCGCGACCTGGATTTGCATCGTGTCGTTGAAGTGGATGCCGGCGATGGCGTGGAGCGAGAAGTGGGGGCTCGTCTCGGTGGCGCCCTCTTCAAcatcctcgtcgtcctccacAACGCCCTCCAGCAAGAAAAGGCGCTTGCAGACCCGGTTGTGCCCCCGGCCGAACTTCTCGTCGCAATTGTAGCAGAGGCCCAAGCGACGGCGTTCCTCCTGCTCGGCCTGGGTGAGGCGCTTGACCGACCGGCCCTCCACGGTGACTGTGGCTGGGGCGGTCGAAGTGTTCATGGGCGGCGCCGGCAGAGCAAGACGCGGTGCGGGCGCCGGTAAAAGTGCTCGGGGCgctgcgcgaggtggaggcgccTCGTACTACTCCCGCAGTTCGAGCTTGCGCGCCAGGCTCATAGCTCCGGCGAGGGATTGCGGATTATGCACCTCGACGTCGAAGCTGAGCGGCGGTTGGAGGCCCGCGGTGAAGAGCTGGACCCGTTGTTCCTCGTCCAGGCGGCCCGCGCGAGGGAGGAGCGCTTGGAAGCGATCCTGGTACTCCGCGACGGTGCCCGTGTGCTTGCACGCCGCTAATTCGCCGAGCGGGTTCGAGCGCAGAGGAGGTCCGTAGCACAAGTGCAACAAGTCCTTGAAGCGGCGCCACGACGGAATTCCCTTGTCCTGCTATATCTGGATGTACCACATCTAGGCACCTTCCTCCAAATTGTAGGAGGCCATCCAAaccttctcctcctccatgaTGCGCTGCTGGTGGAAGTAGGATTCGCAGCGGTTAATGAAGATGAGCGGATCGGATTTGCCGTCATACCGCGGAAAATCCAATTTCTGGAATCGTGGCGGCCGATCCTGGTGGTGCTCCCCTGTGGCGGACTTGTTGCCGGAGGAAGATGACGTCGGCTGGGCAGCGTTCAGGCGTTGGATCGCCTGAGAATTGGCATCGACTGATGCCTGCAGAGACTTGAGGGTGGCGGCCAGGGCGTCTAGAGTAGCCTGTAGGGCGGCCTCTCGGTCTCCCATGACAGTGGCTTGGTGAGGGGTGGGCGGGACAGAAGAAGCtcggagcggcggcggaggcaaGGATGACCGGCTAGGCGAGGAAGGCCTGgatcgtgataccaggttgtcaaggacgCTAGGTCCGAGACTAGCAGGACCCTAGCTACGGAGTTCGTAGCCGAGATCCGTGGTAGCTGGGCGAGGTTTTGCCCCTCAGCTCCAGTCGgtttggaggaagaagagagattaGGTAATAATTCTTACTTGATTCTTATTCATCCTGATGATTCTCATATATAGGCCATTCGACACTACAAATTGGAGCTAATTGCTCTTAATTCTAAGGCCTTGATCGGCTATTATTTCCTTCTAGCTACTTGACATTTCTTCCTGACCTGCATGCCTGGAGATCACGCCATATCTTCAGCTGGCGCGCCTGCCTGCATGGTGACCGCGCTCGGATCCTCAGTGGCTCTGCGGCCATCCCGGGCGCGCCGTTTCCTTGTATAGGCGTGGCCCCACATGACAAGTGAGGACTGAGTTGTAAAAAAGAAACAAACCTGATGTCCCCCTCCCTAATCGATGAACAGGTACTGGATGTGACTACACATCTTTTCTCTTCGACTGGCAAGATGAGGCCATCTTCTAGTCTTTCAATTGAAGCTGTGCTAAAACAGTGCGCTGCTGAAAGAGTCCTTTAGGCAGAACTTGCAAGCCAGAAGGCTTATTAAGGGCAACCTGACAAAACATTCTCTGGCCAAGACTCAGAGTTCTAAATGTAAAATTGGAAATTAGCTTCATGTGTTATTACAGATTTTGGCAAACATGCACAAGAACAGAATAAACCTTACACCTTATGAAAATGGATAGTTGGAAAAGACGGGTGTCTTTGGATCCCCAGCAATAACTATCCTGGACCTTATGACTGAAGGTTGCTATTTTGTAAGACTAGAAAATTCTGGCTTTTGAAGGCAATCTAGCCTGTAACACCAAGAAACGGCTTGCTTGGCTCTCCATCAGTGGAAACTGGCAGGCAGGTAGTTGCATGGTGTCGGTGTTTctagttaccaccgacgagtaacgccctgttcgtttggcttataagccgtattttttcagccaacgaacagtatttttctctcacaacaaatcagccaacagtacttccagccatggcttatcagccaagtgaaTAGGGCATAAATttttaatattgcgcgtctggctcggatggtgtgcttagaggacacgaggtttatactggttcgggcagaaagtccctacatccagttcgttgctactgctcgtgttactagcactgcaagtttgtagtaggggtacaaacgggcGAAAGAagaaaaggatcccaagtctctggtggaaagaatgaacgggtgctgagagctcgatcgctgctcagccgtgtgttcaTGTCGTGTTCTTGTGTGTTTATCTCGTGTTCTGATCGGTCCAGGGGTGATTCGATCGGTCATAGATGGGTCGATCCCTtccatgggacgccctgcttttccttttataggctaagggaaagcacaggttacagcggaggaaaagagaagaatgagagggaGAAAAAGTCCatcaggatcgccgggtccttcttctccttcatgcgggtcccgccgaccctgtagatgtcaacaggggcagctccacgtcgcggccctatccgtcactggcgccgtctgccggtcatggcgttccattccgtccCGGTGGACGTCGtgatgaactgacgcgcctgtcagcgttcgtacgatgattaggcagaacagcaccggcacgcccgacgctgttcttgatgtgaaccctcaggtatggcccgtcacggccacgggttacatcggggcgtgccggtctcttccttggtgtcagagttttgacccaggcccatacgcctgGACCTGGAGTGGTCGGCGGCGacatgggtctccgtcgggcgagacggagcccgcccccagaggtcggacgaggcggagcacgaacccaagggtcgggcgaggtgaagcgcaaacccaagggttgggcgaggcggagcccgcggccgagggttcgggagaggcggagcccgctcccagaggtcgggcgaggcggagcttgcgcgcctgggggtcggttggagctgtagtcacgctcttgactgctcggatgaatcaatgttgatggttattagatcctactctttgggtaccctagtattgatcCCCGACACATGGACAAGGTGCTTACGGCTAGCTTGACCTAGCCTAGCCTACGGCTAGCTTCATCTCTGAGCAAACAAATGCAATACATTGCTTACGGCTAGCTTGACCTAGCCTAGTGCACTAGTGATCCAAGTGTATGCAATACTTGCAAGTTTAAGCTAGTTGGGTGTTCACAAGTCGGACAACGACAACAATAACAAAGCACGTAAGTTGGGGGTAGGCTAGAgatgaaacccaacatgagccaccaaaaaaaggaaaaactaaggcatTAAAAATCTAATTCATAGTTCATGCACATGGATATTCATAAGTCAATAAAGTTAAAAACTTAAGTCCATATCTTCCAGTCCTCAGATAAACATAGACTAAAATTAGATGGGACTTGAAAGTTGAACCTTGCAAATCAGCTCGGGGCATGAAATGTGAAACATAGACCGAATTTACAGAACAATCTTTATCTCACAAACTGATAAATAGCACCAAGGTCATTTGCATACCATGTCATCATCCTCGTAGAGCACTTCTAGCAAATATGGTGCAAGAAAACGATGATATGCCAACTTAGAACCATCCGTGCAAAACAGAGCTAGCTTAGGTACCTATCATATTAATAAGATTTATGAACTTCTTTGAAACAATAAACACAGAACCAAAGGAAATAATCGAATGCAATTGGAGATTGGGAAGAATATAACAATAATAAGCTTGCTGAGAGAAAACTACCCCAGAGTCATATCTGGATCAGTGACAACTTCACCATCAACGGTTATCTGCAAACAAACTGAAACCTTCATTTGCACATCCAAGAAAATTTGCCAGAAATTCATAAATTATCTCATTTTCCAAAATACATGTGACATTTTTTTAGAACTCCCTTCTAAAAGCAGACGAATCACCATAGCTCAGGTACAGATAGCACCAAACAGAAGATCAGTAAATTTTCACTAAATCCCCAATTTTCCCACCTGTCCGTTACGAATCCTCTTGATCCACCTGCGGAGcacaccaccaccatcattaaATCAACAAGAAAAACCATCAACTGATCACGGAAGTCAGGAATTAAGCGCAGCAGATAGGCACTTGCCTTGgcaatggcgccgagctcttgtATTTAGTAGAGTAGAACTCAATCAAGGTGGTAGCGGCGTCCGCATCTGCTTGCAAGTAATTAGAACAAGTACCAAACAACAAACCAGAGGGAAGGAGATAGGGAGGCGAACCAGCGCAACGGAACGTGTCGGTGTAGGTGAGGCCTTGATTGAGCCCCGTCGCCCACCGGTGTTTCTCCCGCGGCGGCGGCCATCGCGCTGGGGAAGAGGTTTAAGAGTACATTTGCAGATAAATCCATCAAGTTCTCCGTTCTGCTTGCATAGGCCACGTCCACAACTTTTGGGTTTACATATTTACTATTATTATGGATGAGCGCAGATGCAGCAGGACAGACGGACACGGGTATCTAATTTACTATAACACGAGGGCAGTGAAATGAGACATCGAAATGGAAATCTGATACAGTAGCAAAGTTCAAACTATCTTCAGCGAAGAAATCTAATACACAAAATGCGATTGTCCACTTAGAATCTGTTAACAATTTATTAAGTCACGTTAGTAGCATCAAAAAAATTCTCAGCAGAGTAACAATACAGGCATGCCATGAAGGCGTATAATTGCTGTTGCTACAAACACTGATTCCTACAGTTCAAGGATCCTCGTGCCAATTCTCTACAGCTGGTGGCTCACAGAGCATAGAGTTCTAATGATGACGATGGGGCATTCCTCTTCTAATTTCAAACTTGAATCATCTCCATACATTCATACAAAACTTGTGGCAAGACGAGCCGGCGAAAGTATCAAGAAACAAACATCCACTTGACGCACTGGTAAATGATGTTCAGCTTCACTTATTTCTCATT
It encodes:
- the LOC136496590 gene encoding endoglucanase 12-like — its product is MYYATGNTSYVSFATDPQLAERAKAFYDVLDLSVFSWDNKLPGAGLLLSRLLMFLNPGYPYEQSLLRYHKETGLDMCKYFRRFRAFNFTRGGLALFNHGRGQPLQYVVANSFLAALFADYMEAINVPGWNCRPNFMPNEDLCAFAKSQLNYILGDNPRKMSYVVGFGNKYPRHVHHRGASTPHNRIKYSCTGGYKWRDTKKANPNVIMGAMVGGPDRNDRFNNSRMTFGQTEPTLVGNAGLVAALVAITSSGRGVGVGTVD